AATTCTTCAATCACGTTGTCAAAACCCTCAAACACTTGTGAGAGTATGAAAATGCGTTTGTCAAACTcataaactatataaaaagatCAATCTCCCAATGTGCTAAATGAAGAAGGCTAAtgaaataattgtaaataatttgtaaaattaattgggcAATTAAATGGGCCacacaaatacaaaattcaatagtcaaatatttattaaccttaaaatcacaattaaatcattataataatgagGCTATAAACCGCAAATAAATAACGAATGAAATTGACGCATTAAGATGAAATAAAGTGTTGGAAATAAATTGGTCAGGATAGAAGATATTGTACTTTAGGTCCCACAGTTTATAGATTTAGCACATTTAGTCtcatatgataaaatattgttgtatttttgtcccatagaataaaaattataacacatTTGGTCctataggataaaaaattaaagcatttTGGTCCAAAACGCTACAATGTTTTAGCCCATGGAACTAAAATGTGTAAACTGtggaattaaaattgtaacaCCTTATATCGTGTGAGATCAAAAGTAcaatttatcctatatttCAAAGCTTCTTTCCAACAGGTGCAATAATTGTTAGTAGCTTTTGAGGTGATATTTTTtggattagatttttttattccaaatctCATTACATtctattctatttaatatatacgcGCCACACATATAAAGAtgatattgtttattttataaaataaaaataaaaatacaagcaacatCCCTGTAATAAGTAGCATGTGCCAAACACCTCctatgggaaaaaaaaaagaaagaaaaaggagttacctttctatgattttttaaaatcaagcaGTTTACCTCTTAGAtggggaggtaaattattcaatttttaaaaaagataaagaggTAGatagctattttttttttacagagggataatttgcttattttcaatattatatggatataaataatgataaaatttttatatattttatttaaaaaaagattttatacccgtaacatataataaaaaagaagattcAATTAGAAAAGCCAATCCTGATATTTTTGAGGACCTAACATGCATTTTTACTTAGAAGAAAAAGggaatatacaaataaaaaggTTATGTTACTATTCCTTTCCTTTAGGTCCACATtgaagaatttatttacattggACCCATATGGGATATTTTAACCTAATGGTATAAGAGGCCTCCTAATTGAAAAGCTTACGAGGTGGTTTGGTCGAATAATGTACGAGGTACActgattgaaaaaaatacgAGGCATCTTAATCGAAAATCGAATAGTATAAGAGGCTTCCTAATTGAAAAGGTTACAAAGTGGCTCAGTTGGATAACATAAAGGGCACgctaattaaagaaaatacgAGGTCTTCTAGCTGAAGTGATTACGAGGTATCTTAACCGTATAAATATACTAGGCCTCCTAATTAAGGAGATTCTCAATTGGATGGTGTACGAGATactttgattaaaaaaatacgaaatattcaaattcaaagggAATATAACTATCCTATGAGAAGGAAGCATGTTGGATCTGATCGATTTTCAAATACcttcaaatttgattattttttaattcgtaattttctttataactaATTCTCGCAATAATAGAGCAAAATTATTACGGACACCCCAATCCATTAGTGCTAggataaaagataataaataaataaaaaagaaataagaaaaggaaagTACAAAAACGGTCATTAGACAGCATAGCGAGGGGCATATGCGTCCAAAGGAAAAAGGGGCAGAAATGTTTGTCGTGGTCATCAATGTCGTGATCAGGAGCTTTCCTGGCAGTGGCAGTTCGTGCCTGTGTAACACCCCCCCCCagatacatacatacatgcaCATAGTAGGCTATTAGCATTCATCTGATTTCGTAAACAGACCGCAGCAGAGAGAATTCGGAACACACCTCTGACTTCAggaaatctctctctctctctctctctctctccgcTCCTTGTTTCTTCAATGGCGGTCAATTCCAGTGAAGATGTGAGATTTCCTGTTTCCTCTTCAAAAGCATTGGGATATGGCCTTTCTTTGTCCATTTTCAGCTgcatttttgtgtttttttgttgttattaacATCTTGTTGTGGCTTTCGAAGTTCAACTCTGCGATTCAGTTATTCTGAATTCGAATACGATAGTTAGCTAAGAAATTGCCGCAATGCTGGTTGTTTTCCTTGAGATTTGGTTTAACTTGTTCTTAGTTCATTGAAATTTTGTTCTGTTTCTTGGATTCTGCTGGTAATTACCGTTGACCTGAAATGTAATAGTAACTTTTAGAAGCAAAGATGGGAACGTTTTAATATAGTGATATTGTCTCTGAATTTGATTAAGTTTGCGCATTCTTCTTCCTGTTCTTCTTCTTTACGTTCTATAGGAATCAATTTCTCAGAATGTAAAAATTGTTGGAAAGAGTATGAGGTCATACTTCCACTTTTTACTTGGGTAAAAATCTGAATGACGCCATTGAGGTATGGACAAAAACTATTATTGCGTAGCTCTGGATTTTGGCTGGAGGTGATGATGCCGAAGAGGTGCCTGGTTGGTCACAATTGACCACTCAGTGAATTTGTGCTTTATGTGCGTCATGGTACTTTATTGGTTACACAATACTTAATCCGTGATTCGGTGTGTTTTCTTGACTATTTCTCttagattttgtatttttttggatGTTAGGAATTAACGTGGGGCAACATTTGAGTTGAAACTTTAACTGCTAGTCTAATACAACTTGACGTGTTTTGTGCTCCATTGCTATAGAATCATGTGCTTTGatgatgatatatttgtttgcATTACGGATCATCTTAATACAACCAATCTATTCTGGAGGTTGAAGCAATAGTTGGTGAATACTTGAACCCAAAACTGATGTAATACGACTAATTGATGCACTCTAACCTTCGGCAATTCATGAAGGAAATATATTAACCAGGACCTCATGTATGCTCGTTTCGGGCTTATTAAAGATAAGTTTATGAGtatcttgatatttttgtgtCTTTGTTCGTGTGGCTGCACATGAGGTCTGATGGTACTAGCTTTCAGGTTCATATATTGTTTCCCAGAGTTTCAAgcattttttcttgttgtttaTCCCTTTTGATTTGTGATGTGATTGTTCCTttacttttagtttttctttttgatttatGTGATCCTGTTGAATGATTTTTACTTTGTTTCTCTCAGTGCCAAAATGTCCACAGTATTGTGGTTTTGCCTGACAAAGGAACCCCTAACCTGCAGAATGAGCTCCCGTTGAATATTAGCTATGTGGAGGTTCCTACTTTGGTGAAAAGCGAGATGTGCTTAAATTCTGAGCCTGACTTGCAAAATCAAATCAACATAAAAGTggataaattgaataattatgcACCATCTGTCCTGGATGTGGACATTGAGAAAGGAAAGGCAGAAATTCCCATGTGTAACGAAGAATCTGGTGTCATTTTGAAGTCTGACGATTCCGTAGCAGTATGTCTCTATATTCTCATTAATGTGCTTTGTTTGTTCAATGTCCTTGAAATGTTATCAAGAGTTGTTTTGTGTTCTGGCCATGGATGATGTTCTCTTAGGATGATACTGAACCCATTGCATGAGCTGAAACTGAAATGAATTGTTTTTACAGAAGGCATTCCAGAGAGAGATCTGCTTCCAAATAGGAGGAAAATTCATGCAGCTCCTGATGAAACATGGGGTTGAGTTACCAAAGTTCACTTCAAGAGGTAGTTTAAGCAACCACAATCATGCTGATTTCTGTTTTCTCAATGATTCATAATATTGcaatctgtttttttttttgcctattcCAAAGGTTTTGTGCATAGGCACTTCTTCTCGAATTCCAGTGCAAGCTATCAATTGAAATTTCTGCACTTCTCTTTAAAGATCCACATGTAATAAAGTGTTTCTGTGACAAGTTAAACATAAAGAGCACACCATTTCTTATGCACTATGTTTATGCTTGTGCCTGTGTAGTGCCTTTATGTTAATAATGTGAAgggaaattgaaaaataagtgaACTCCTATATGATAACAGAAACTTTTACCCAGCATGCAAATATCCATGTAGTACTAGTACCACTAACCTGTTGTATGAGCTGCCCTTGAATATCAGCTATGTCCATTCTAATGTCATTccgtttgtttattttcatctttggATCTCATAATGCTTAACTTGTATAAATCATGTTTTAAGGTGAGCCTCAACCATCATAAATTCATGTTATTAGAGAACatgttcttctttttcatatgATATTTACCATGTTATATGTCGTATTATGAGATTCAGTTTTTCCCTAACATTCTTTGTGTTGTATAACAGATAAGTTTCTACTGGAGAGAGTCTATGAAACGCCTACTAATAGATCAAGGAAATACAAGCGATCCCCCTCATTCAATTCAAGAAGAGTAGTTCTCCTTTTCTCGGTCTTGTAAGCTCAATCATCCTATACTGTGCTTATTGAGCTGTCCCGTATGTAAAACTTTACTTTTAACATCGATATTGAGTTAAAGAATGTCTTGTcattaaaggaaaaatagaaattgagGTATGGCCAAGCAGACGAAGCAGGGCCCACATAATCTTCAACAAGTTAGATgttagcaaaaagaaaaatggtgaAGAAATTTTCTTCCCAAGAGATATTGTGTGTTTAATCTTGATATTTCTGGCCTTCTgctgtaaaaagaaaaatctagtGGCCAGGAACTACCTCTTGATGGGATTCAATCACAACGCTATGTTACTCATGCATGCTTTAATTATTGAGACCTACCACGAAATGCCCTAgctatttttgttattgttttgGTAATTTGTTTGATACACACAATGAACAAAAGGGTAGCAGTTCTACTATTTATATGTGATGACCAAAAGTCATCTGTATTATGCATATGTTGTATAATATCACCAGGCAGTGGAGTATAAATGTGGTTTGCACAGACAGACGAAGAGCTAACTTCACTGATATCttgtgatttttcattttatcattGAAAATCTTCTTGAACTCTCAATTCATAGTTAAAACTCGTGGTATTTttgctcttttcttttatttctttggcTCAAGATGCTTTAGTTACTTCCTTGGCATAAAACTCAACATCTAATGGTCTTTTTCCTTCTCAGGTCTAGCATGGGAACGATTATCCTAATATACCTAACACTGAGAGTGAGGCAAATCAGTGATGTGTCTGGTAATGTCTAAAATACTTAACTT
Above is a genomic segment from Sesamum indicum cultivar Zhongzhi No. 13 linkage group LG13, S_indicum_v1.0, whole genome shotgun sequence containing:
- the LOC105176460 gene encoding uncharacterized protein LOC105176460 isoform X2, coding for MAVNSSEDCQNVHSIVVLPDKGTPNLQNELPLNISYVEVPTLVKSEMCLNSEPDLQNQINIKVDKLNNYAPSVLDVDIEKGKAEIPMCNEESGVILKSDDSVAKAFQREICFQIGGKFMQLLMKHGVELPKFTSRDKFLLERVYETPTNRSRKYKRSPSFNSRRVVLLFSVLSSMGTIILIYLTLRVRQISDVSGNV
- the LOC105176460 gene encoding uncharacterized protein LOC105176460 isoform X1 — protein: MRSDGTSFQCQNVHSIVVLPDKGTPNLQNELPLNISYVEVPTLVKSEMCLNSEPDLQNQINIKVDKLNNYAPSVLDVDIEKGKAEIPMCNEESGVILKSDDSVAKAFQREICFQIGGKFMQLLMKHGVELPKFTSRDKFLLERVYETPTNRSRKYKRSPSFNSRRVVLLFSVLSSMGTIILIYLTLRVRQISDVSGNV